A portion of the Carya illinoinensis cultivar Pawnee chromosome 11, C.illinoinensisPawnee_v1, whole genome shotgun sequence genome contains these proteins:
- the LOC122280950 gene encoding peroxidase 20-like translates to MSFSSSSMAVARIIFMVVIAVLVMVLHGSTETLGTADLPDLVLDYYKQTCPSVEQIVRRNVEIAVFKDPRMAASLLRLHFHDCFVMGCEASVLLESQGSMVSEKQAGPNLNSLRGFEVIDEIKYVLEEACPYTVSCADILALAARDAVLLRGGPGWNVLLGRRDTLKASFSGANQYLPAPNSSLETLIANFQDQGLDVADLVALSGSHTIGRAKCLSFRQRVYDVSTEHDYDRYKRHTTFRRILRSICPESGRDNEFAPLDFMTPARFDNHYYLNILEGEGLLESDNVLAAEDDEGEIRRQVWAFASNQKLFFESFVKSVVKMGNINVLTGNEGEIRRNCRFVNS, encoded by the exons AtgtcattttcttcatcatcaatGGCTGTTGCCAGAATAATATTCATGGTCGTAATTGCAGTGCTTGTTATGGTTTTGCATGGGAGTACTGAAACCTTGGGTACTGCCGACCTTCCCGATCTAGTTCTTGACTATTACAAGCAAACTTGTCCCTCAGTTGAACAGATTGTGAGACGCAATGTTGAGATTGCTGTGTTTAAAGATCCTCGAATGGCTGCCTCTCTCCTCCGCTTACATTTCCATGATTGTTTTGTCATG GGGTGCGAGGCTTCGGTTCTTCTGGAAAGCCAAGGGAGCATGGTTAGTGAAAAGCAAGCAGGACCTAACCTCAACTCCCTACGTGGATTTGAGGTCATTGATGAGATCAAATATGTTTTGGAAGAGGCTTGTCCCTATACTGTTTCCTGTGCTGATATTCTAGCCCTTGCTGCTCGTGATGCAGTTTTGTTG aGAGGAGGGCCAGGATGGAATGTCTTGCTAGGAAGGAGAGACACCCTGAAAGCAAGCTTTAGTGGTGCCAACCAGTACCTCCCTGCTCCAAATTCCTCTCTGGAGACTCTCATTGCTAATTTTCAAGATCAAGGCCTCGATGTGGCAGACTTGGTTGCTTTATCAG GTAGCCACACGATAGGAAGGGCAAAGTGTTTGAGCTTCAGACAGAGGGTATACGATGTGAGCACTGAACATGATTATGATCGTTACAAGAGACACACAACTTTTAGAAGAATCCTACGGTCCATATGCCCAGAATCAGGAAGAGACAACGAGTTTGCGCCGCTTGATTTTATGACTCCGGCCAGATTTGACAATCACTACTATCTTAATATTCTCGAGGGAGAAGGTTTGTTAGAATCTGACAATGTGTTGGCAGCAGAAGACGATGAGGGGGAAATAAGAAGGCAAGTGTGGGCTTTTGCCTCTAATCAAAAGCTTTTTTTCGAATCATTTGTGAAATCTGTGGTAAAGATGGGGAACATTAATGTACTCACTGGAAATGAAGGAGAAATCAGAAGGAATTGTAGGTTTGTCAACTCCTAG